One window from the genome of Hippopotamus amphibius kiboko isolate mHipAmp2 chromosome 13, mHipAmp2.hap2, whole genome shotgun sequence encodes:
- the PIGG gene encoding GPI ethanolamine phosphate transferase 2 isoform X5 gives MRLGSGSFAACCIVIEVLGVALFLRGFFPAPVCAPAGTEHQAEYPAPEPSAGASSNWTKLPPPLFSKVVIMLIDALRDDFVFGSKGVKFMPYTTYLVEKGSSHSFVAEAKPPTVTMPRIKALTTGSLPGFIDVVRNLNSPALLEDNVITRAKAAGKRIIFYGDDTWVKLFPKHFVEYDGTTSFFVSDYTEVDDNVTRHLDKVLKRRDWDVLILHYLGLDHIGHVSGPNSPLVGRKLGEMDSVLMKIHTSLLSEERETLLPSLLVLCGDHGMSEAGGHGASSVEEVNTALVVISSAFERKPGDIRHPKHVQQTDLAVTLSVGLGLPIPKSSVGRLMFPVVEGKPMREQLRFLHLNAVQLSRLLQENVPSYEKGAVDSTRDTAEESAALAGVIRPRGA, from the exons ATGCGGCTGGGCTCCGGAAGCTTCGCCGCCTGCTGCATAGTGATCGAGGTGCTGGGGGTCGCGCTCTTCCTCCGGGGGTTCTTCCCGGCTCCCGTGTGCGCCCCCGCCGGGACGGAGCACCAGGCCGAGTACCCGGCGCCCGAACCCTCGGCTG GAGCCAGTTCCAACTGGACCAAGCTCCCACCACCTCTCTTCAGTAAAGTTGTTATTATGCTGATAGACGCCTTGAGAGATGATTTTGTGTTTGGGTCAAAGGGTGTGAAATTTATGCCCTATACAACTTATCTTGTGGAAAAAGGATCATCTCACAGTTTTGTGGCTGAAGCAAAGCCACCTACAGTTACTATGCCTCGAATCAAG GCGCTGACGACGGGGAGCCTCCCTGGCTTCATCGATGTTGTCAGGAACCTCAATTCTCCGGCACTGCTGGAAGACAACGTGATCACGCGCGCAAAAGCAGCTGGGAAAAGAATCATCTTTTATGGAGATGACACATGGGTGAAATTATTCCCAAAGCATTTTGTGGAGTACGATGGGACAACCTCTTTTTTTGTATCAGATTATACAGAG gTGGATGATAATGTTACAAGGCATTTGGATAAAGTGTTAAAAAGGCGGGATTGGGATGTGCTGATCCTCCACTACCTCGGGCTGGACCACATCGGCCACGTCTCTGGGCCCAACAGCCCCCTGGTCGGGCGCAAGCTCGGTGAGATGGACAGCGTCCTGATGAAGATACACACCTCGCTGCTCTCTGAG GAGAGAGAGACTCTGCTACCCAGCCTGCTGGTTCTCTGTGGCGATCACGGCATGTCTGAAGCGGGGGGTCACGGGGCCTCCTCTGTGGAGGAGGTCAACACCGCTCTGGTCGTCATCAGTTCTGCATTCGAAAGGAAGCCTG GTGACATCCGACACCCAAAGCACGTTCAACAGACTGACCTGGCTGTGACGCTATCAGTAGGGCTCGGTCTGCCAATTCCAAAGAGCAGCGTTGGCCGCCTTATGTTCCCAGTTGTGGAAGGAAAGCCCATGCGGGAACAACTgagatttttacatttaaacGCAGTGCAGCTCAGCAGGTTGTTGCAGGAGAACGTTCCATCATATGAGAAAG GGGCTGTTGACAGCACTAGAGACACAGCAGAGGAGAGCGCTGCCCTCGCGGGGGTTATCAGGCCAAGGGGAGCGTGA